In one window of Dyella thiooxydans DNA:
- the ilvB gene encoding biosynthetic-type acetolactate synthase large subunit, which translates to MTGAEIVVQVLADEGADVLFGYSGGAILPVYDAVFRYNAEHPREDGRDAMPLIVPANEQGAGFMAAGYARASGKVGVAVVTSGPGATNTVTPVRDSMADSIPMVVICGQVPTAAIGSDAFQEAPISSIMSACAKHVFLVTEPARLESTLRTAFELARSGRPGPVVVDIPKDVQNAALTFQGEGQLAIPGYRARMRAVEQAHLTDADCAAFFAALGQAKRPLIYAGGGIIAAEAAEALRAFAEAFGLPVTTTLMGIGAVDTTSPLALHMLGMHGTAYANYAVEDCDFVLALGARFDDRVAGVPGKFAPRARFIAQIDIDPAEIGKVKAVHWHHCGPLVRTLDRLRRYGKAQGFRPQADGRYAAWHRHVAELKRVHAMNYDRASAMIQPYAVIEAINRITDGRAIIATGVGQHQMWAAQYFDFRGPRQWLTSGSMGTMGFGLPAAIGAQFARPDALVIDIDGDASIRMNFGELETVTTYGLPLKVVVFNNAGDGMVRQWQKLFFESRFASSDKTLHTKDFVKAAQADGFAWAQRLDQPSDIEHVVADFLAFEGPAFLEVIIDPDAGVYPMVGPGMTYAQMITGEHIASRTPPKAADGSPADMF; encoded by the coding sequence ATGACCGGCGCCGAGATCGTGGTGCAGGTACTCGCCGACGAGGGCGCGGACGTGCTGTTCGGCTACTCCGGCGGCGCGATCCTGCCGGTGTACGACGCGGTGTTCCGCTACAACGCCGAGCACCCGCGCGAAGACGGCCGCGATGCAATGCCGCTGATCGTGCCGGCCAACGAGCAGGGCGCGGGCTTCATGGCCGCCGGCTACGCCCGCGCGTCGGGCAAGGTCGGCGTGGCCGTGGTCACCTCCGGCCCCGGCGCCACCAACACGGTGACGCCGGTGCGCGACTCGATGGCCGACTCGATCCCGATGGTGGTGATCTGCGGCCAGGTGCCCACCGCGGCGATCGGCAGCGATGCGTTCCAGGAGGCGCCGATCAGCAGCATCATGAGTGCCTGCGCCAAGCACGTGTTCCTGGTCACCGAGCCGGCGCGGCTGGAATCGACCCTGCGCACCGCCTTCGAGCTGGCCCGCAGCGGCCGCCCCGGCCCGGTGGTGGTGGACATCCCCAAGGACGTGCAGAACGCCGCGCTGACCTTCCAGGGCGAGGGTCAGCTGGCGATCCCCGGCTACCGGGCACGGATGCGCGCGGTGGAACAGGCCCACCTCACCGATGCCGACTGCGCCGCCTTCTTCGCCGCGCTGGGGCAGGCGAAGCGGCCGCTGATCTACGCCGGCGGCGGCATCATCGCCGCGGAAGCTGCCGAGGCATTGCGCGCCTTCGCCGAAGCCTTCGGCCTGCCGGTCACCACCACCCTGATGGGCATCGGCGCGGTCGACACCACCTCGCCGCTGGCCTTGCACATGTTGGGCATGCACGGCACCGCCTACGCCAACTACGCGGTAGAGGACTGCGACTTCGTGCTGGCGCTGGGCGCCCGCTTCGACGACCGTGTCGCGGGCGTGCCGGGCAAGTTCGCTCCCCGCGCGCGCTTCATCGCCCAGATCGACATCGATCCGGCCGAGATCGGCAAGGTGAAGGCGGTGCACTGGCATCACTGCGGTCCGCTGGTGCGCACGCTGGACCGGCTGCGCCGCTACGGCAAGGCGCAGGGGTTCCGGCCGCAGGCCGACGGCCGTTATGCGGCGTGGCACCGGCACGTGGCCGAGCTCAAGCGTGTGCATGCGATGAACTACGACCGCGCCAGCGCGATGATCCAGCCGTATGCGGTGATCGAGGCGATCAACCGCATCACCGACGGCCGCGCGATCATCGCCACCGGCGTCGGCCAGCACCAGATGTGGGCCGCGCAGTACTTCGACTTCCGCGGACCGCGGCAGTGGCTCACCTCCGGCTCGATGGGCACGATGGGCTTCGGCCTGCCGGCGGCGATCGGCGCGCAGTTCGCGCGGCCGGACGCGCTGGTGATCGACATCGACGGCGACGCCAGCATCCGCATGAACTTCGGCGAGCTGGAAACGGTGACCACCTATGGCCTGCCACTGAAGGTGGTGGTGTTCAACAACGCCGGCGACGGCATGGTGCGGCAGTGGCAGAAGCTGTTCTTCGAGAGCCGCTTCGCCTCATCCGACAAGACCCTGCACACCAAGGACTTCGTCAAGGCCGCGCAGGCCGACGGCTTCGCCTGGGCGCAGCGGCTGGACCAGCCGAGCGACATCGAGCACGTGGTCGCCGACTTCCTGGCCTTCGAGGGCCCGGCCTTCCTCGAGGTGATCATCGATCCGGATGCCGGCGTCTACCCGATGGTCGGCCCCGGCATGACCTACGCGCAGATGATCACCGGCGAACACATCGCCTCGCGCACGCCACCGAAGGCCGCCGACGGCTCGCCTGCGGACATGTTCTGA
- a CDS encoding GGDEF domain-containing protein encodes MSIDPVATVDSVPSRSVEVPGWVSGGEATQARLVDSVAHFTHQRDTEALDHSLTLSLAELADARTVTLYKRAGERSGPQESLVRCSRNALGRFNIDLVPRSADASTDLLLQQGERDGGCVRLRDGGYGMLVPIRHDGRMIGALMLESEHPLEMLRPLVEGFARIYANYVGLLDESERDKLTGLYNRRSFDRHLQRQLHGTRPREGEQAGQTWLAILDIDHFKRINDTWGHLYGDEVILMIAQQMRASFRHGDALFRFGGEEFVVLMSAIDREAATAALQRFRTRVQDHEFPQVGQVTVSVGFAVIGPHDYPATVLDRADKALYFAKNSGRNQVFSYEDLRARGALDGDVTAGSVDLF; translated from the coding sequence GTGTCCATCGATCCAGTCGCCACCGTCGATTCCGTGCCGTCACGTTCCGTGGAGGTGCCGGGTTGGGTGTCCGGGGGCGAGGCCACGCAGGCACGCCTGGTGGACTCGGTGGCGCATTTCACCCACCAGCGCGACACCGAGGCGCTGGACCACAGTCTCACACTGTCGCTGGCCGAGCTGGCCGACGCGCGCACGGTGACCCTGTACAAGCGCGCGGGCGAGCGCAGCGGACCGCAGGAGAGCCTGGTGCGCTGTTCCCGCAACGCGCTGGGTCGCTTCAACATCGATCTGGTGCCGCGGTCGGCGGACGCCTCCACCGATCTGCTGCTGCAACAGGGCGAGCGTGACGGCGGTTGCGTGCGCCTGCGCGACGGCGGTTACGGGATGCTGGTGCCGATCCGCCACGATGGCCGGATGATCGGCGCACTGATGCTGGAGTCCGAGCATCCGCTGGAAATGCTGCGGCCGCTGGTGGAGGGCTTCGCCCGCATCTACGCCAACTACGTGGGTCTGCTCGACGAGAGCGAACGCGACAAGCTCACCGGCCTTTACAACCGCCGCAGCTTCGATCGCCACCTGCAGCGGCAGCTCCATGGCACGCGCCCCCGCGAGGGCGAGCAGGCGGGACAGACCTGGCTGGCGATCCTCGACATCGATCACTTCAAGCGGATCAACGACACCTGGGGTCACCTCTACGGTGACGAGGTGATCCTGATGATCGCCCAGCAGATGCGCGCCAGCTTCCGCCACGGCGACGCGCTGTTCCGCTTCGGCGGCGAGGAGTTCGTGGTGCTGATGTCCGCGATCGACCGGGAAGCGGCCACTGCCGCCCTGCAGCGTTTCCGCACGCGGGTGCAGGATCATGAGTTTCCGCAGGTCGGCCAGGTGACCGTGAGCGTGGGCTTCGCGGTGATCGGCCCGCACGACTATCCGGCCACCGTGCTGGACCGCGCCGACAAGGCGCTCTACTTCGCCAAGAACAGCGGCCGCAACCAGGTCTTCAGCTACGAGGACCTGCGCGCCCGTGGCGCGCTGGACGGGGACGTGACCGCCGGCAGCGTCGACCTGTTCTGA
- the ilvN gene encoding acetolactate synthase small subunit, producing MKHTLSILLQNESGALVRVAGLFSSRGYNIDSLNVAPTADIEVSRLTLVTHGGGDSIDQILKQARKLVDVIEAVELPSPMAVASDPAAGA from the coding sequence ATGAAACACACGCTATCGATCCTGCTGCAGAACGAATCCGGCGCGCTGGTGCGCGTCGCCGGGCTGTTTTCGTCGCGCGGCTACAACATCGACTCGCTCAACGTGGCGCCGACCGCCGACATCGAGGTGTCGCGGCTGACCCTGGTCACCCACGGCGGCGGCGATTCGATCGACCAGATCCTCAAGCAGGCGCGCAAACTGGTGGACGTGATCGAGGCGGTGGAACTGCCCTCGCCGATGGCGGTTGCGTCCGATCCGGCCGCCGGCGCGTGA
- the bioB gene encoding biotin synthase BioB: protein MTAPALRHDWTRDEVAALFALPFNELLHRAHSIHREHHDPNAVQVSTLLSIKTGGCPEDCAYCPQAARYATGVQAEKLMSVDAVVARAQAAKAAGASRFCMGAAWRSPKDRDVAKVAEIVSAVKGLGLETCATLGMLSGEQAATLKQAGLDYYNHNLDTAPEFYGEIIHTREYQDRLDTLEHVREVGLKTCCGGIVGMGETRGQRAGLLQTLANLPEHPQSVPINQLVQVEGTPLHGTEALDPFEFVRTIAVARILMPASMVRLSAGRQQMDDAVQALCFFAGANSIFYGEKLLTTGNPDVEADRALFRRLDLHALEVVEESDTVHADILETDTAGCGQGCGCAA, encoded by the coding sequence ATGACCGCACCCGCCCTGCGCCACGACTGGACCCGCGACGAAGTCGCCGCGCTGTTCGCCCTGCCGTTCAACGAGCTGCTGCATCGCGCGCACTCGATCCACCGCGAGCACCACGATCCGAACGCGGTGCAGGTGTCGACCCTGCTGTCGATCAAGACCGGCGGCTGCCCGGAAGACTGCGCCTACTGCCCGCAGGCGGCGCGCTACGCCACCGGCGTGCAGGCGGAGAAGCTGATGAGCGTGGACGCCGTGGTCGCCCGGGCCCAGGCGGCCAAGGCCGCCGGCGCCAGCCGCTTCTGCATGGGCGCGGCCTGGCGCAGTCCGAAGGATCGCGACGTGGCCAAGGTGGCCGAGATCGTCTCGGCGGTGAAGGGCTTGGGCCTGGAGACCTGCGCTACGCTCGGCATGCTCAGCGGCGAGCAGGCTGCCACGCTGAAGCAGGCCGGGCTGGACTACTACAACCACAATCTCGACACCGCGCCGGAGTTCTACGGCGAGATCATCCACACCCGCGAGTACCAGGACCGCCTCGACACGCTCGAGCATGTGCGCGAGGTCGGCCTGAAGACCTGCTGCGGCGGCATCGTCGGCATGGGCGAAACGCGCGGCCAGCGCGCCGGCCTGCTGCAGACCCTGGCCAACCTGCCCGAGCATCCGCAGTCGGTGCCGATCAACCAGCTGGTGCAGGTGGAAGGCACGCCGCTGCACGGCACCGAGGCGCTGGACCCGTTCGAGTTCGTGCGCACCATCGCGGTGGCGCGCATCCTGATGCCGGCCTCGATGGTGCGGCTGTCGGCCGGGCGCCAGCAGATGGACGACGCGGTGCAGGCGCTGTGCTTCTTCGCCGGCGCCAACTCGATCTTCTACGGCGAGAAGCTGCTGACCACCGGCAACCCCGACGTGGAGGCCGATCGCGCGCTGTTCCGCCGGCTCGACCTGCACGCGCTGGAAGTGGTGGAGGAATCGGACACCGTGCACGCCGACATCCTGGAGACCGACACCGCCGGTTGCGGCCAGGGCTGCGGCTGCGCCGCCTGA
- the ubiA gene encoding 4-hydroxybenzoate octaprenyltransferase codes for MLDVLLALLPPGARAKAHDYLVLTRMDRPIGALLLLWPTWWALWLAADDFPPWPTLLIFTLGVFAMRAAGCAINDYADRELDPQVARTAGRPIASGRVTPREALLMFGVLLAFAFVLVLFTNALTIKLSFAGAALAALYPFTKRYTYMPQVVLGAAFGWSIPMAFAAVSNTVPPLGWLLFLGNVVWSVVYDTEYAMVDREDDIKAGARSTAILFGDADLPILAILMGTFALAMLFVGQRAHLGWPYWLALVASLGLFGHQLWRIRTRGREACLAAFRHNNWLGLVLWVGIVLALALR; via the coding sequence GTGCTGGATGTGCTGCTCGCCCTGCTGCCGCCCGGCGCACGCGCGAAGGCCCACGATTACCTGGTGCTGACCCGCATGGATCGCCCGATTGGCGCCCTGCTACTGCTGTGGCCGACCTGGTGGGCGCTGTGGCTGGCCGCGGACGATTTTCCGCCGTGGCCGACGCTGCTCATCTTCACCCTGGGCGTATTCGCCATGCGCGCAGCCGGTTGCGCCATCAACGACTACGCCGACCGCGAGCTGGACCCGCAGGTGGCGCGCACCGCTGGCCGGCCGATCGCCAGCGGCCGGGTCACCCCGCGCGAGGCCCTTCTGATGTTCGGCGTGCTGCTCGCGTTCGCCTTCGTGCTGGTGCTGTTCACCAACGCGCTGACCATCAAGCTGTCCTTCGCCGGCGCCGCGCTGGCGGCGCTGTACCCGTTCACCAAGCGCTACACCTACATGCCGCAGGTGGTGCTTGGGGCGGCGTTCGGCTGGTCGATCCCGATGGCCTTCGCCGCGGTGTCGAACACCGTGCCGCCGCTGGGCTGGCTGCTGTTCCTGGGCAACGTGGTGTGGTCGGTGGTGTACGACACCGAGTACGCGATGGTCGACCGCGAGGACGACATCAAGGCCGGCGCCCGGTCCACCGCGATCCTGTTCGGCGATGCGGACCTGCCGATCCTCGCCATCCTGATGGGCACCTTCGCGCTGGCGATGCTGTTCGTCGGCCAGCGCGCCCACCTGGGCTGGCCGTACTGGCTGGCACTGGTGGCCAGCCTCGGGCTGTTCGGGCATCAGCTCTGGCGTATCCGCACGCGCGGCCGCGAGGCCTGCCTGGCCGCGTTCCGCCACAACAACTGGCTCGGCCTGGTGCTGTGGGTGGGGATCGTGCTGGCGCTGGCGCTACGCTGA
- the ilvA gene encoding threonine ammonia-lyase, biosynthetic, translated as MGDDGLDLLRRVLTARVYEVARESELDPAPALSRRLGNRVLLKREDNQPVFSFKLRGAYNKMVHLDALARARGVIAASAGNHAQGVALAAARLGVRATIVMPQTAPQVKVDAVRAIGGTTVEVVLAGDSYSEAQAEAARLQAEHGYTLVHPFDDPDVIAGQGTVGMEILRQHAGPLHAIFVPVGGGGLLSGVAAFVKAVRPEVKVIGVQSTAANAMARSLAADERVQLDEVGLFADGTAVKQVGVLTFAICRQFVDDMICVDTDAICAAIKDVFADTRTVPEPSGALAIAGLKQYVAAHGLKDQTLVAVCSGANMNFDRLSFVAERAEVGERREALFAVTIPEERGSFRRFCEVLGGHSLTEFNYRIGDTREAHLFVGVRTGGREESEALARAFRAQGFGVLDLSDDELAKLHLRHMVGGRSPLAQDERLYRFDFPERPGALLRFLAQLHPDWNVSLFHYRNQGADHGQILVGLQVPPAERALFARFLATLGYPHRDESANPAYRLLLCEAPAGTRAEALRAI; from the coding sequence ATGGGCGACGACGGCCTCGACCTGCTGCGCCGCGTGCTCACCGCGCGCGTGTACGAGGTCGCACGCGAGTCCGAGCTCGATCCGGCCCCGGCCCTGTCGCGGCGGCTCGGCAACCGCGTGCTGCTCAAGCGCGAGGACAACCAGCCGGTGTTCTCGTTCAAGCTGCGCGGCGCCTACAACAAGATGGTCCACCTCGACGCACTGGCGCGCGCGCGGGGCGTGATCGCCGCGTCCGCCGGCAACCATGCCCAGGGCGTCGCGCTGGCTGCGGCGCGGCTGGGCGTGCGCGCCACCATCGTGATGCCGCAGACCGCGCCGCAGGTGAAGGTGGATGCGGTGCGCGCGATCGGTGGCACGACGGTCGAGGTGGTGCTCGCCGGCGACTCCTACAGCGAGGCGCAGGCCGAGGCCGCCCGCCTGCAGGCCGAACATGGCTACACCCTGGTGCACCCGTTCGACGACCCGGACGTGATCGCCGGCCAGGGCACCGTGGGCATGGAGATCCTGCGCCAGCACGCCGGCCCGCTGCACGCGATCTTCGTGCCGGTCGGCGGCGGCGGCCTGCTCTCCGGCGTGGCGGCCTTCGTCAAGGCGGTGCGACCGGAGGTGAAGGTGATCGGCGTGCAGAGCACGGCGGCGAACGCGATGGCCCGGTCGCTGGCCGCCGACGAGCGGGTGCAACTGGACGAGGTCGGCCTGTTCGCCGACGGCACCGCGGTGAAGCAGGTCGGCGTGCTCACCTTCGCGATCTGCCGGCAATTCGTCGACGACATGATCTGCGTGGATACCGATGCGATCTGCGCGGCGATCAAGGACGTGTTCGCCGACACCCGCACCGTGCCCGAACCCTCCGGGGCGCTGGCCATCGCCGGCCTGAAACAGTACGTCGCCGCGCACGGCCTCAAGGACCAGACGCTGGTGGCGGTGTGCTCCGGCGCCAACATGAATTTCGACCGGCTCAGCTTCGTCGCCGAGCGTGCCGAGGTGGGCGAGCGGCGCGAGGCGCTGTTCGCAGTCACCATCCCGGAGGAACGCGGCAGCTTCCGCCGCTTCTGCGAAGTGCTGGGTGGGCACAGCCTGACCGAATTCAACTATCGCATCGGCGACACCCGCGAAGCACATCTGTTCGTCGGGGTGCGCACCGGCGGGCGCGAGGAGAGCGAGGCGCTGGCGCGCGCCTTCCGCGCGCAAGGCTTCGGTGTGCTGGACCTGAGCGACGACGAGCTGGCCAAGCTGCACCTCAGACACATGGTCGGCGGCCGCTCGCCGCTGGCGCAGGACGAGCGGCTGTACCGCTTCGACTTCCCCGAGCGCCCCGGCGCGCTGCTGCGCTTCCTGGCGCAGCTGCATCCGGACTGGAACGTCAGCCTGTTCCACTACCGCAACCAGGGCGCCGACCACGGCCAGATCCTGGTCGGCCTGCAGGTGCCGCCGGCCGAGCGCGCCCTGTTCGCACGCTTCCTCGCCACGCTCGGCTATCCGCACCGCGACGAGAGCGCCAACCCGGCCTACCGCCTGCTGCTGTGCGAGGCACCGGCAGGGACCCGGGCCGAGGCGTTGCGCGCGATCTGA
- a CDS encoding ComF family protein, which translates to MEALRSRLADLCRWLLPARCLLCGAAGHDDLDLCRDCAAELPRNRSCCALCALPLAMPAALCGRCQRRAPPWDAAWAPFRYGWPLDRLESRFKFGRDLAAGRSLAALWLRESAPTPLPDLILPVPLHRGRLRQRGHNQALELAHPLSRALGLPLRHDLLLRPRATSAQSELDAVARRRNVRGAFALRQGAALPAHVAIVDDVMTTGSTLAECTRVLRRVGVGRIDVWALARAPVPAGGRSAGRASN; encoded by the coding sequence ATGGAGGCGCTCCGTTCCCGACTGGCCGACCTGTGCCGCTGGTTGCTGCCGGCGCGCTGCCTGCTGTGCGGCGCGGCCGGCCACGACGACCTGGACCTGTGCCGCGACTGCGCCGCCGAACTGCCGCGCAACCGATCATGCTGCGCCCTGTGCGCCCTGCCGCTGGCCATGCCGGCGGCGTTGTGCGGACGATGCCAGCGGCGCGCGCCGCCGTGGGACGCGGCATGGGCGCCGTTCCGCTACGGCTGGCCGTTGGACCGGCTGGAGTCGCGCTTCAAGTTCGGACGCGATCTCGCCGCCGGACGCTCGCTGGCTGCGCTGTGGCTGCGCGAATCCGCTCCGACGCCGCTGCCGGACCTGATCCTCCCGGTGCCCCTGCACCGTGGACGACTGCGCCAGCGTGGCCACAACCAGGCGCTGGAGCTGGCGCACCCGCTGTCCCGCGCGCTGGGGCTGCCGCTTCGCCACGACCTGCTGCTGCGACCGCGCGCCACCTCGGCGCAGAGCGAGCTGGATGCCGTCGCCCGTCGCCGCAATGTGCGCGGCGCGTTCGCTTTGCGCCAGGGCGCTGCGCTTCCGGCCCACGTGGCGATCGTCGACGATGTGATGACCACCGGTTCGACGCTCGCCGAGTGCACGCGCGTCCTGCGTCGGGTCGGCGTCGGACGGATCGATGTCTGGGCACTCGCCCGCGCGCCGGTCCCTGCCGGAGGTCGCTCCGCCGGTCGTGCGTCAAATTGA
- the ilvC gene encoding ketol-acid reductoisomerase, whose translation MSTNNDNLLAQGRIAVLGYGSQGRAHALNLRDSGLDVVVGLRPNGPTWHKAKAEGFTVVEPGEAVKGADLVAVLTPDMVQPTLYTESIEPNIKPGAALLFAHGFNVHFGQITPRKDIDVILVAPKGPGALVRTEYERGRGVPSIWAVYQDVSGQAEAKAHAYADGIGGGRALLIKTDFKEETETDLFGEQAVLCGGASELVKAGFETLVEAGYQPEIAYYEVMHELKLIVDLFYEGGLTKMLQFISETAQYGDYVSGPRVIDAGVKARMKDVLTDIQNGTFAKNWTEEYKAGLPNYKKLKQADLDHPIEKVGAALRARMPWLQTGNAQPAAAPLKKAG comes from the coding sequence ATGAGCACGAACAACGACAACCTCCTCGCCCAGGGCCGCATCGCCGTGCTCGGCTACGGCAGCCAGGGCCGCGCACATGCGCTGAACCTGCGCGACTCCGGCCTCGACGTGGTGGTCGGGCTGCGTCCGAACGGACCGACCTGGCACAAGGCCAAGGCCGAGGGCTTCACCGTGGTCGAGCCGGGCGAGGCGGTAAAGGGCGCCGACCTGGTCGCGGTGCTGACCCCGGACATGGTGCAGCCGACGCTGTACACCGAGTCGATCGAGCCGAACATCAAGCCCGGTGCCGCCCTGCTGTTCGCGCACGGCTTCAACGTGCACTTCGGCCAGATCACCCCGCGCAAGGACATCGACGTGATCCTGGTCGCGCCGAAGGGCCCCGGCGCGCTGGTGCGCACCGAGTACGAGCGCGGCCGCGGCGTGCCGAGCATCTGGGCGGTCTACCAGGACGTCAGCGGCCAGGCCGAGGCCAAGGCCCACGCCTACGCCGACGGCATCGGCGGCGGCCGCGCCCTGCTGATCAAGACCGACTTCAAGGAAGAGACCGAGACCGACCTGTTCGGCGAGCAGGCCGTGCTCTGCGGCGGCGCCAGCGAACTGGTGAAGGCCGGCTTCGAGACCCTGGTGGAAGCCGGTTACCAGCCGGAGATCGCCTACTACGAGGTGATGCACGAGCTGAAGCTGATCGTCGACCTGTTCTACGAAGGCGGCCTCACCAAGATGCTGCAGTTCATCTCCGAGACCGCCCAGTACGGCGACTACGTCAGCGGCCCGCGCGTCATCGACGCCGGCGTGAAGGCGCGCATGAAGGACGTGCTCACCGACATCCAGAACGGCACCTTCGCCAAGAACTGGACCGAGGAATACAAGGCCGGCCTGCCGAACTACAAGAAGCTCAAGCAGGCCGACCTCGACCATCCGATCGAGAAGGTCGGTGCCGCGCTGCGCGCCCGCATGCCCTGGCTGCAGACCGGCAACGCGCAGCCCGCCGCCGCACCGCTGAAGAAGGCCGGCTGA
- a CDS encoding methyl-accepting chemotaxis protein — MRINLPVTQRKYELRRNDALVSKTDLRGVITYCNPPFVTVSGFAREELIGKAHNLIRHPDMPREAFRDMWDTLKTGRPWTALVKNRRKNGDFYWVRANVTPVVTDGEITGYMSVRTWVSPEEIVATEQIYAQMAAAEKAEKPLPLRLREGRIERPGVLRALLRRISESTGLGVAVGVAIGAALPFALSRIPWVAGHEGLVAPLAVAAEVLTALCMYRYGVMRALDDLSRNARDVAAGDLSRPLFSRDSFLARSAGRELNQLSVNLRAVVGDVREEVHRFGGTADTISDAVNELAERTESQAASLEEAAATMEEFTATLQQNRDRSREAAHTTDGAVQTAGQGREAIANVREAMSAIQQSSNDINEIIALVDELAFQTNLLALNAAVEAARAGEHGRGFAVVAGEVRQLAQRSAGAAKDIRGLIGTAGEHVQQGRISVEAADQRVGAIVEAVARTRALVGEINASADEQASAISQINDTIANLDSVTQRNAAMASETRASAATLRYQSQVLGEAVSVFHMSEKERDDFKGDDRRDHDGPRERFRAHDGTPPRSIPAGAPGMRPRKPVSA, encoded by the coding sequence ATGCGTATCAACCTTCCTGTGACCCAGCGCAAATACGAGCTTCGCCGTAACGACGCCCTGGTGTCGAAGACCGACCTGCGCGGCGTCATCACCTACTGCAATCCGCCGTTTGTCACGGTGAGTGGTTTCGCCCGCGAGGAACTGATCGGCAAGGCGCACAACCTGATCCGTCATCCGGACATGCCGCGGGAGGCGTTCCGCGACATGTGGGACACGCTCAAGACCGGCCGCCCCTGGACGGCCCTGGTCAAGAACCGCCGCAAGAACGGCGACTTCTACTGGGTGCGTGCCAACGTCACCCCGGTGGTGACCGATGGCGAGATCACCGGCTACATGTCGGTGCGCACCTGGGTGTCGCCGGAGGAGATCGTCGCGACCGAGCAGATCTACGCGCAGATGGCGGCCGCCGAAAAGGCGGAGAAGCCGCTGCCGCTGCGCCTGCGTGAGGGACGCATCGAACGCCCCGGGGTCCTGCGCGCACTGCTACGCAGGATTTCCGAGTCCACCGGCCTGGGCGTGGCCGTCGGCGTGGCGATCGGTGCCGCACTGCCATTCGCGCTTTCCCGCATCCCGTGGGTCGCGGGGCACGAGGGCCTGGTGGCCCCGCTGGCGGTGGCGGCCGAAGTGCTCACGGCCCTGTGCATGTACCGCTACGGCGTGATGCGTGCGCTCGATGACCTGAGCCGCAACGCCCGCGACGTCGCCGCAGGCGACCTGTCGCGCCCGCTGTTCAGCCGCGACAGCTTTCTGGCCCGCTCCGCCGGGCGCGAGCTGAACCAGCTCAGCGTCAACCTGCGTGCCGTGGTCGGTGACGTGCGTGAAGAGGTGCACCGCTTCGGTGGTACGGCAGACACCATCTCCGACGCGGTGAACGAGCTGGCGGAGCGCACCGAGTCGCAGGCCGCCAGCCTCGAGGAGGCGGCGGCGACGATGGAAGAGTTCACCGCCACGCTGCAGCAGAACCGCGACCGTTCCCGCGAGGCGGCGCATACCACCGATGGCGCCGTCCAGACGGCCGGGCAGGGCCGCGAAGCGATCGCCAACGTACGTGAGGCGATGAGCGCGATCCAGCAATCCTCCAACGACATCAACGAGATCATCGCGCTGGTCGACGAACTGGCGTTCCAGACCAACCTGCTCGCGCTGAACGCCGCGGTGGAGGCGGCGCGCGCCGGCGAGCATGGCCGCGGTTTCGCGGTCGTCGCCGGCGAGGTGCGCCAGCTGGCCCAGCGCAGCGCTGGCGCGGCCAAGGACATCCGCGGCCTGATCGGCACGGCCGGCGAGCACGTCCAGCAAGGCCGGATCTCGGTCGAGGCGGCGGACCAGCGGGTGGGTGCGATCGTCGAGGCGGTGGCGCGCACCCGGGCACTGGTGGGCGAGATCAACGCCTCGGCCGACGAACAGGCCTCGGCGATCAGCCAGATCAACGACACCATCGCCAACCTCGACTCGGTGACCCAGCGCAATGCGGCGATGGCTTCGGAGACGCGGGCTTCCGCCGCCACGCTGCGCTACCAGTCGCAGGTGCTCGGCGAGGCGGTGAGCGTGTTCCACATGAGCGAAAAGGAACGCGACGACTTCAAGGGCGACGACCGGCGCGACCATGACGGCCCGCGCGAGCGCTTCCGCGCACACGACGGCACGCCGCCGCGGTCGATCCCCGCAGGCGCACCCGGTATGCGTCCGCGCAAGCCGGTATCAGCGTAG